In Deinococcus seoulensis, a genomic segment contains:
- a CDS encoding transposase, translated as MYILPLWREEISDEQWARLEPLLPPLMGWGRPYLAHRLIVSGIIWVLRTGAPWRDVPERFGKWTTVSSRYSRWTAQGVWQAIWASLQREGDRNGQLNWSMHFVDQEFPRPLEACATRHHEGAEEEKRRSARRFPRCVLEGVFSRDLRFSAGTARNRASGD; from the coding sequence GTGTATATTCTTCCGCTGTGGCGCGAAGAAATCAGCGATGAGCAGTGGGCACGTCTGGAGCCTCTCTTACCGCCTCTGATGGGTTGGGGACGACCCTATCTGGCCCACCGGCTGATTGTCAGTGGCATCATCTGGGTACTCCGCACGGGCGCGCCCTGGCGTGACGTTCCAGAACGGTTCGGGAAGTGGACGACCGTGTCCAGTCGCTACAGTCGCTGGACCGCCCAAGGCGTATGGCAAGCGATCTGGGCATCATTGCAGCGTGAGGGGGACCGAAACGGTCAGCTGAATTGGTCCATGCACTTTGTCGATCAAGAGTTTCCGCGTCCCTTGGAGGCGTGTGCCACACGACATCATGAGGGCGCAGAGGAAGAGAAACGTCGGTCAGCACGTCGTTTTCCCCGTTGCGTCCTGGAGGGAGTTTTTAGCCGTGACCTGCGCTTCTCTGCCGGAACAGCCCGAAACCGAGCGTCTGGTGACTGA
- a CDS encoding S-layer homology domain-containing protein: MRTTLLLAALALGAASAQTTPAVTLVPTPAASVTITDVPAGHWAREAIGVLMGRGLLQGFPDGSFSGQAPLTRYEAATLLYRLLTSGTLSQVQLTPADMQAIARGLEEVTAEILTLSARLNVAEAKNRDQDARLSTIEGQAPLVGARLDAVEAAVLATAPLLDGTVPRGEYLALQARVAALETERAANVPAPAPTVAQAQVSAPAAPVTPAVTTPAFPPAQKAPGEPQQNASQPRNLYLGLTATTPVSSEVRVGGEATLGMKNAVAGFGVQVSAGYRPSAKAFTAEAALTRPFAFQGVTPYAGVGAGAAFSPRRGAITENATDSYLSGLVGVDYPFNESVAFTGELGVRYFLSNHGYASGLDAGVERGVSPGARLGVKFRF, encoded by the coding sequence ATGCGAACCACCCTCCTTCTTGCTGCCCTCGCGCTCGGCGCGGCCAGCGCCCAGACCACCCCTGCGGTTACCCTGGTGCCCACCCCTGCGGCCAGTGTCACTATCACCGACGTCCCGGCTGGCCACTGGGCGCGGGAAGCGATCGGCGTGCTGATGGGCCGGGGCCTCCTGCAGGGCTTCCCTGATGGAAGCTTCAGTGGACAGGCGCCCCTCACCCGTTACGAAGCGGCCACCCTCCTGTACCGCCTGCTCACCAGTGGCACGCTGTCGCAGGTGCAGCTGACCCCTGCCGACATGCAGGCCATCGCCAGGGGGCTCGAAGAGGTCACGGCTGAGATCCTGACCCTCAGTGCCCGGCTGAACGTGGCTGAAGCGAAGAACCGGGACCAGGACGCCCGACTGTCCACCATCGAGGGGCAGGCGCCACTGGTGGGGGCCCGCCTGGATGCCGTGGAGGCGGCTGTGCTGGCCACGGCGCCGCTGCTCGACGGGACGGTGCCCCGCGGCGAGTACCTGGCCCTGCAGGCCCGCGTGGCCGCCCTGGAAACGGAGCGGGCGGCGAACGTCCCGGCGCCCGCTCCCACCGTGGCGCAGGCCCAGGTGTCGGCGCCCGCCGCGCCGGTCACGCCAGCTGTCACCACCCCAGCGTTCCCACCCGCGCAGAAGGCTCCCGGAGAGCCCCAGCAAAACGCGTCACAGCCCCGCAACCTGTACCTGGGCCTGACCGCCACCACACCGGTCAGCAGCGAAGTGCGCGTGGGGGGAGAAGCAACCCTGGGCATGAAGAACGCCGTGGCGGGGTTCGGCGTGCAGGTCAGTGCAGGCTACCGGCCCAGCGCGAAGGCCTTCACGGCTGAAGCGGCCCTGACGCGGCCATTCGCCTTTCAGGGCGTCACGCCCTACGCCGGCGTGGGTGCGGGCGCGGCGTTCAGTCCGCGGCGCGGCGCGATCACCGAGAACGCGACCGACTCCTACCTGAGTGGCCTGGTGGGCGTGGACTACCCCTTCAATGAGAGCGTCGCATTCACCGGGGAGCTGGGCGTGCGGTACTTCCTGTCGAATCACGGGTACGCCTCGGGCCTGGACGCAGGCGTGGAGCGCGGGGTAAGTCCGGGTGCCAGACTCGGGGTGAAGTTCCGGTTCTGA
- a CDS encoding HNH endonuclease signature motif containing protein, protein MAPYRRIWDAQRKVQVREHRLVAEATLGRPLAPGEVVHHLNGDKGDNRPENLQVLRSQSLHMALEHLERKKSSGQSPLFDPHELLGPLDG, encoded by the coding sequence ATGGCTCCCTACCGGCGAATCTGGGACGCGCAGCGCAAGGTGCAGGTGCGTGAGCACCGGCTCGTGGCAGAGGCCACCCTGGGCCGCCCGCTCGCGCCGGGCGAGGTGGTGCACCACCTTAACGGGGACAAGGGGGACAACCGCCCAGAGAATCTTCAGGTGCTGCGCTCCCAGAGCCTGCACATGGCCCTGGAGCATCTGGAACGCAAAAAATCCAGCGGGCAGAGTCCGCTGTTCGATCCGCATGAGCTGCTGGGCCCACTCGACGGTTAG
- a CDS encoding TraC family protein gives MTTFRFKRAPAPPGPTRPAAPARVGRLGKGGQPLKVGNLLREQPHWDLLDGVMFLDRPGGRDKPCTEVGIEIQPSSRLFQTSQKLAELHQMVKGVLQQGVAREERGRLYIEVQTAPPEDLHPYRDVPASEHELVNLMAQDRYEYLEGLRQKNLVKRWRFFMTCTSRATAKYSKEARPTPEELVATVRKADAAAAGLLGYLRNAGYEARRMSSNEMFKLTYRYLNPGRASGRVPNWVPPEKRVRVVPDQPEGEAARPRERLFTLKEQLFQTPVNNEDMSHLRIGPAGQPKHVGTVSLARVPQRTVTGMLARVLEKLEASTYYVVLEFDHNDPTETDRKLEVSKNRLFSQMGSGTKEAPNVKAQAKLRDLNQTIRHLTSTGDHTYRVGMTLVLIADSAEELRQARESAVSACAIVPGSGVVKHDFQSLFQWFSLIPFNGQRGPFLFEATETTAADFFPPVAPWKGGDRPTWVVRTRQNSLANVDFFTGPTNANHFAVFAPTGYGKTFTVMSLLSAHIRAHNPFVTVVDRKEDFRFFIGSLSDDQKHNSAVVPFYPGAATQLNPMDLPEGDTKPDAVKQAFLLALVRYFVPPSSNSREAGEEKALILEALGQTYRRVKREGRSPLLSEFAATLNAMEMYGDGGPIAAEQRALARSIALRLRPVLGEDSPWGPILDRPTNVNTHAQFMYYDLSGIADSDLEMRRVALHIVNDRIWQAARRLPRSVRKIAFIDEFGSQIQTEEDRAFVSTTLRLARSSNLAFGLATQTLEDMNRISGMEEAIYWYLLGRLEGGEQVIRDVLRLPGSVSREISLLREGRGYKEWALIYRSKDGPKNGDIIKVEESRRSYWYLTSEPGEAARRDEYLKRYGNLKDAVQAILDEEAV, from the coding sequence GTGACCACGTTCCGCTTCAAACGTGCGCCCGCGCCCCCAGGACCGACCCGCCCGGCTGCCCCGGCGCGGGTCGGCCGCCTCGGGAAGGGTGGGCAACCACTCAAAGTCGGCAATCTGCTGCGGGAGCAGCCGCACTGGGACCTGCTGGACGGCGTGATGTTTCTGGACAGACCCGGCGGCCGGGACAAACCCTGTACCGAGGTGGGGATCGAAATTCAGCCCTCCTCACGGCTCTTCCAGACCAGCCAGAAGCTGGCCGAGCTGCACCAGATGGTGAAGGGCGTCCTGCAACAGGGCGTCGCGCGGGAGGAGCGGGGCCGCCTCTACATCGAGGTGCAGACCGCCCCGCCCGAGGACCTGCACCCCTACCGGGACGTGCCAGCGAGTGAGCATGAACTGGTCAACCTCATGGCGCAGGACCGGTACGAGTACCTGGAGGGGCTGCGCCAGAAGAACCTGGTGAAGCGCTGGCGTTTTTTCATGACCTGCACGTCCAGGGCCACCGCGAAGTACAGCAAGGAAGCCCGCCCCACCCCCGAGGAACTGGTGGCCACGGTCCGCAAGGCCGACGCCGCCGCCGCTGGCCTGCTGGGCTACCTGCGGAACGCGGGGTACGAGGCCCGGCGCATGTCGAGCAACGAGATGTTCAAGCTGACCTACCGGTACCTCAATCCCGGCCGGGCCAGTGGCCGCGTACCCAACTGGGTCCCGCCGGAGAAGCGCGTCAGGGTGGTGCCTGACCAGCCGGAAGGGGAGGCCGCCCGCCCACGTGAGCGGCTGTTCACCCTCAAAGAGCAGCTGTTCCAGACGCCGGTGAACAACGAGGACATGAGCCACCTGCGGATCGGCCCTGCAGGGCAGCCCAAGCACGTGGGCACCGTGAGCCTGGCGCGGGTGCCGCAGCGCACGGTGACCGGCATGCTCGCACGCGTGCTGGAGAAACTGGAGGCCAGTACCTACTACGTGGTGCTGGAGTTCGACCACAACGACCCCACGGAAACCGACAGGAAGCTGGAAGTCTCGAAAAACCGCCTCTTCTCGCAGATGGGGTCAGGGACGAAAGAAGCCCCGAACGTCAAGGCCCAGGCGAAACTGCGCGACCTCAACCAGACGATCAGGCACCTGACGTCCACCGGCGACCACACCTACCGCGTCGGCATGACGCTGGTGCTGATCGCCGACAGCGCCGAGGAGCTGCGGCAGGCCAGGGAATCAGCGGTGAGCGCGTGCGCCATCGTGCCCGGCTCCGGGGTGGTCAAGCACGACTTCCAGAGCCTCTTCCAGTGGTTTTCGCTGATTCCCTTCAACGGGCAGCGCGGGCCGTTCCTGTTCGAGGCCACCGAAACCACCGCCGCTGACTTCTTCCCGCCGGTCGCGCCGTGGAAGGGTGGTGACCGGCCCACCTGGGTGGTCCGCACCCGGCAGAACAGTCTGGCCAACGTGGACTTCTTCACCGGGCCCACAAACGCCAACCACTTCGCCGTGTTCGCGCCCACCGGGTACGGCAAGACGTTCACGGTCATGAGCCTGCTCAGTGCCCACATCCGCGCCCACAATCCCTTCGTGACGGTGGTGGACCGCAAGGAAGACTTCAGGTTCTTCATCGGGAGCCTGAGCGACGATCAGAAGCACAACAGCGCCGTGGTGCCGTTCTACCCGGGGGCCGCGACGCAGCTCAACCCCATGGACCTCCCGGAAGGGGACACGAAGCCGGACGCGGTGAAGCAGGCCTTCCTGCTCGCGCTGGTGCGGTACTTCGTGCCGCCGTCGAGCAACAGCCGCGAGGCGGGCGAGGAGAAGGCCCTGATCCTGGAGGCCCTGGGTCAGACCTACCGCCGCGTGAAGCGTGAAGGCCGCTCCCCGCTGCTGAGCGAGTTCGCCGCCACCCTGAACGCGATGGAGATGTACGGAGACGGCGGGCCGATCGCAGCGGAACAGCGGGCGCTGGCCCGCTCGATTGCCCTGCGGCTGCGGCCGGTGCTGGGCGAGGATTCCCCCTGGGGACCGATCCTGGACCGGCCCACCAACGTCAACACCCACGCCCAGTTCATGTACTACGACCTGAGCGGCATCGCCGACAGCGACCTGGAGATGCGGCGCGTGGCGCTGCACATCGTGAACGACCGCATCTGGCAGGCCGCCCGGCGCCTGCCCCGCAGCGTCCGCAAGATCGCCTTCATCGACGAGTTCGGCAGCCAGATCCAGACCGAGGAGGACCGGGCGTTTGTCAGCACCACCCTGCGCCTGGCCCGCAGCAGCAACCTCGCCTTCGGCCTGGCCACCCAGACGCTTGAAGACATGAACCGCATCTCCGGCATGGAAGAAGCCATCTACTGGTACCTGCTGGGCCGGCTGGAGGGCGGTGAGCAGGTCATCCGCGACGTGCTCAGGCTCCCGGGCAGCGTGAGCCGTGAGATTTCACTGCTCAGGGAGGGCCGGGGCTACAAGGAGTGGGCCCTGATCTACCGCAGCAAGGACGGCCCCAAGAACGGCGACATCATCAAGGTCGAGGAGTCCCGCCGCAGCTACTGGTACCTCACCAGCGAGCCCGGCGAGGCGGCCAGACGGGACGAGTACCTGAAGCGGTACGGCAACCTCAAAGACGCCGTGCAGGCCATTCTGGACGAGGAGGCAGTATGA
- a CDS encoding AAA family ATPase, whose translation MTTLAAAPALSREPVQRITDDVGTLLRFLPGDVAGLLRPIMDTVDEIKLRYGRPLMVLMGDRWEVFDEITVDNDHLLDINAKVMNWRDDGRKGVEGTCHRLYRTRNADGTIEGVTVRIGRFLQGVAWPLKPYLDEDASLLIMGTPGSGKSTLERDIARLIAEQIRAFCVIVDTSAELSGDGRRAHPGIGYADRVQVAIKAQQADVIWEAVRSLNPRVLVVDEIGYADDARVIRQASKLGVKTVATAHGNTFQDLVENEALSPVYDPPIFRWLVIVAARGVYHLYDLPRAMDRHRQGQVPAYRELRV comes from the coding sequence GTGACCACCCTCGCTGCCGCCCCTGCGCTGTCACGCGAGCCTGTGCAGCGCATCACCGATGACGTGGGTACCCTGCTGCGGTTCCTGCCGGGCGACGTCGCGGGGTTGCTGCGGCCCATCATGGACACGGTCGACGAGATCAAACTGCGTTACGGGCGGCCGCTGATGGTGCTGATGGGTGACCGCTGGGAAGTGTTCGACGAGATCACCGTGGACAACGATCACCTGCTGGACATCAACGCCAAGGTGATGAACTGGCGCGATGACGGCCGCAAGGGCGTGGAAGGCACCTGCCACCGCCTCTACCGCACCCGGAACGCCGACGGGACCATCGAGGGCGTCACCGTCCGTATCGGCCGCTTCCTGCAGGGCGTGGCGTGGCCCCTGAAGCCCTACCTGGACGAGGACGCGAGCCTGCTGATCATGGGCACGCCCGGCAGTGGCAAGAGCACCCTGGAACGTGACATCGCCCGGCTGATCGCCGAGCAGATCCGCGCGTTCTGCGTCATCGTGGACACCAGCGCCGAACTGAGCGGCGACGGCCGCCGCGCGCACCCCGGCATCGGATACGCCGACCGGGTGCAGGTGGCCATCAAGGCGCAGCAGGCCGACGTGATCTGGGAAGCGGTCCGCAGCCTGAACCCCCGCGTCCTGGTCGTGGATGAGATCGGCTACGCGGACGACGCCCGCGTGATCCGGCAGGCCTCCAAGCTGGGCGTGAAGACCGTGGCCACAGCCCACGGCAACACGTTCCAGGACCTGGTCGAGAACGAAGCGCTGAGCCCGGTGTATGACCCGCCCATCTTCCGGTGGCTGGTCATCGTCGCGGCGCGCGGTGTGTATCACCTGTACGATCTGCCCAGGGCGATGGACCGGCACCGCCAGGGTCAGGTGCCGGCGTACCGGGAACTGAGGGTGTGA